A single Inediibacterium massiliense DNA region contains:
- a CDS encoding SDR family NAD(P)-dependent oxidoreductase produces MLYKKDILSLEGRVAIVSGAAGGIGLATSQLLSAYGAKVLMIDLNPKGEEEAQKIRQEGRVAEFFKCNVTNQEEVKETVRKIKEKFGKINILFNNAGVTVRKTVVGLEEKEWDFVLDVGLKGTFLLSKYVIPVMEECGGGSIINTGSGWGLKGGDDAAAYCAVKGGIVNLTRAMAIDHGPKNIRVNSVNPGDTDTAMLRDEGRQTGVVKDEASQDEYLKACGKDRPLGRIGTPEDIANAVLFLASDLSSWVSGTALVVDGGGIA; encoded by the coding sequence GTGTTATATAAAAAAGATATTTTATCTTTAGAGGGAAGAGTAGCTATTGTATCAGGAGCGGCGGGGGGAATAGGTTTGGCTACCTCACAGCTTTTATCTGCTTATGGAGCAAAGGTTTTAATGATTGATTTAAATCCAAAGGGAGAAGAAGAAGCACAAAAAATTAGACAAGAGGGAAGAGTAGCTGAGTTTTTTAAATGTAATGTAACCAATCAAGAAGAAGTAAAAGAAACAGTGAGGAAAATAAAAGAAAAATTCGGGAAAATCAATATCTTATTTAATAATGCAGGGGTTACAGTAAGAAAGACAGTAGTAGGATTAGAAGAAAAAGAATGGGACTTTGTATTAGATGTAGGATTAAAAGGAACATTTTTATTATCTAAATATGTGATTCCAGTAATGGAGGAATGTGGTGGAGGCAGTATCATCAATACAGGATCAGGATGGGGACTAAAAGGAGGAGATGATGCAGCAGCTTATTGTGCAGTTAAAGGAGGAATTGTAAATTTAACTCGTGCAATGGCTATTGACCATGGACCTAAAAATATAAGAGTCAATAGCGTAAATCCAGGAGATACAGATACGGCCATGTTAAGAGATGAAGGACGCCAAACTGGAGTTGTAAAAGATGAAGCATCTCAAGATGAATACTTAAAAGCTTGTGGGAAAGATAGACCCCTAGGAAGAATTGGAACGCCAGAAGATATTGCAAATGCAGTATTATTTTTAGCTAGTGATCTTTCTAGCTGGGTTAGTGGTACAGCACTTGTAGTAGACGGTGGAGGCATTGCATAA
- the gcvPB gene encoding aminomethyl-transferring glycine dehydrogenase subunit GcvPB, whose product MKRIHRDYKVRNFHQAKWDEPIIFELSKKGEKGILVPKAEEEIVEAIGDGVSKIPKSMIRKEAPKLPEISQPRVLRHYMRLSQETLGADVNIEIGQGTCTVKYSPKVNEELAKLKEMTELHPLQDEDTVQGILEIIYKTDLFMREISGMNRFTFQPGGGSQAIMAMASLVRAYHKEKGNKEKDEMITTIYSHPSDAAAPALMGYKIIYIHPDEEGYPDFEAFKAAVSEKTAGFIVANPEDTGVYNKRIKQFTDLVHEYGGLCCYDQANANGLLGVTRAKEAGFDMCHFNLHKTFSTPHGCGGPATGAMGVREGLEKYLPGPLVDYDQNKYFLNYEVTNNPYALGKVRLFHGVAPVILKTYAWIMSLGAEGLYEVAKIAVLNNNYLFKKLMELDVVDAPYIKGKQRIEQVRYTIEKLANDTGIKTEDIQRRMMDFGMHYWTSHHPYYVEEPITLEPTETPSKEDLDEYIETLKHIFKEAYENPEIIKTAPHRSVCHKIDESSLDDKDQWAITWRSYLKKTNVK is encoded by the coding sequence GTGAAGAGAATTCATAGAGATTATAAAGTAAGAAATTTTCATCAAGCAAAATGGGATGAACCTATTATATTTGAACTTAGCAAAAAAGGGGAAAAAGGAATATTAGTACCTAAGGCAGAAGAAGAAATTGTAGAAGCTATTGGAGATGGAGTATCTAAAATTCCTAAGTCTATGATAAGAAAAGAAGCACCAAAGTTGCCAGAAATCTCACAACCTAGAGTATTAAGACATTACATGAGACTTTCACAAGAAACTTTAGGAGCAGATGTGAATATAGAAATAGGACAGGGAACTTGTACAGTAAAATATAGTCCAAAAGTGAATGAAGAATTGGCAAAATTAAAAGAGATGACAGAGCTTCATCCTCTTCAAGATGAAGATACTGTACAAGGAATTTTAGAAATTATATATAAAACAGATTTATTTATGAGAGAAATTTCTGGAATGAATCGATTTACGTTTCAACCAGGAGGAGGAAGCCAAGCTATTATGGCAATGGCATCTTTAGTCAGAGCTTATCATAAGGAAAAAGGAAATAAAGAAAAAGATGAGATGATTACAACTATTTATTCTCATCCATCTGATGCGGCAGCGCCAGCTTTGATGGGATATAAAATTATATATATTCATCCAGATGAAGAGGGATATCCAGATTTTGAAGCATTTAAAGCAGCAGTATCAGAAAAAACTGCTGGATTTATTGTAGCCAACCCAGAAGATACAGGAGTATACAATAAAAGAATCAAACAATTTACAGATCTTGTCCATGAATATGGAGGACTTTGCTGTTATGACCAAGCTAATGCCAATGGACTCTTAGGAGTCACAAGAGCAAAAGAAGCAGGCTTTGATATGTGCCATTTTAATCTTCATAAAACATTTTCAACTCCTCATGGTTGTGGAGGACCTGCTACAGGTGCAATGGGAGTAAGAGAGGGATTAGAAAAATATCTTCCAGGACCACTTGTGGATTATGACCAAAATAAATATTTTCTAAATTATGAAGTAACAAATAATCCTTATGCTCTTGGTAAAGTAAGACTTTTCCATGGAGTAGCACCAGTTATACTAAAAACCTATGCTTGGATTATGAGCCTTGGAGCAGAAGGTTTATATGAAGTAGCCAAGATCGCAGTTTTGAATAATAATTATTTATTTAAAAAATTAATGGAATTAGATGTGGTAGATGCACCATATATTAAAGGAAAGCAAAGAATAGAACAAGTAAGATACACTATAGAAAAATTAGCAAATGATACAGGCATTAAAACGGAAGATATACAAAGAAGAATGATGGATTTTGGTATGCATTACTGGACCAGTCATCATCCATATTATGTGGAAGAACCTATTACTTTAGAGCCAACAGAAACCCCATCTAAAGAAGACCTTGACGAGTATATCGAAACATTAAAACATATATTTAAAGAAGCTTATGAAAATCCTGAAATTATAAAAACTGCACCTCACAGAAGTGTTTGTCATAAAATAGATGAATCAAGTTTAGACGATAAAGATCAATGGGCTATTACTTGGAGAAGTTATTTGAAAAAAACAAATGTAAAATAA
- the gcvPA gene encoding aminomethyl-transferring glycine dehydrogenase subunit GcvPA, whose protein sequence is MTIKGFKSHPYIPNSVPQVQEEMLKEIGLNNLEELHAEVPDEIKLKENMNLPKPLKSEYELKRHVEGILNKNKTCKENLNFLGAGCYQHYVPAICDEINSRGEFLTAYGGEPYNDHGRFQALFEYQSLVAELVDMDVVNVPTMDGAQASATAIRMASRINGRYEVLVPKLMDYEKLLIIKNYCAPDITFVIVDYKQETGMLDLDDLKNKLSSRTCAVYFENPSFLGFIEEGGQMISDLAHNVGALSVVYVDPSSLGVLAPPSQYGADIVCGDLQPLGMHMNYGGGQSGFMATRDEEKFVMEFPSRLFGIAPTCVEGEYGFGDVAYDRTSFGHHRHKGKEYVGTQSALWGITAGVYLATMGPAGMYELGQNILQKSQYAIKKLNEIKGIKGSRFNSLSFKEFVVDFNETGKTVKEINQLLKKKGIFGGKDLSCDFPELGESALYCVTEVHTKMDIDQLITQIKECIRA, encoded by the coding sequence ATGACTATTAAAGGATTTAAATCACATCCATATATTCCAAATTCAGTACCACAGGTACAAGAAGAAATGCTAAAAGAAATAGGATTAAATAATTTAGAAGAGCTTCACGCAGAAGTTCCAGATGAAATTAAATTAAAGGAAAATATGAATCTTCCAAAACCATTAAAGTCAGAATATGAATTAAAAAGACATGTGGAAGGAATTTTAAATAAAAATAAAACATGTAAAGAAAATTTGAATTTCTTAGGAGCCGGATGTTACCAACATTATGTACCTGCAATTTGTGATGAAATAAATTCAAGAGGAGAATTTTTAACCGCCTATGGAGGAGAACCCTATAATGATCATGGAAGATTTCAAGCTTTATTTGAATATCAAAGCTTAGTTGCAGAACTAGTAGATATGGATGTTGTAAACGTACCTACCATGGATGGAGCACAAGCTTCTGCTACTGCTATTCGAATGGCATCTAGAATTAATGGTAGATATGAGGTCTTAGTACCAAAGCTTATGGATTATGAAAAGCTTTTGATTATTAAAAATTATTGTGCTCCTGATATTACTTTTGTTATAGTAGATTACAAACAAGAAACAGGTATGTTAGATCTTGACGATTTAAAAAATAAATTATCTTCAAGAACTTGTGCAGTATATTTTGAAAACCCTAGTTTTCTAGGTTTTATTGAAGAGGGAGGACAAATGATTTCAGATCTTGCTCATAATGTAGGAGCATTAAGTGTAGTATATGTAGATCCTAGTTCTTTAGGAGTATTAGCACCTCCTAGTCAATATGGTGCAGATATTGTTTGTGGAGATTTACAGCCTCTTGGTATGCATATGAATTATGGGGGAGGCCAATCTGGATTTATGGCTACTCGAGATGAAGAAAAATTTGTGATGGAATTTCCATCTAGATTATTTGGAATTGCTCCTACTTGTGTAGAAGGAGAATATGGATTTGGTGATGTTGCTTATGATCGAACATCCTTTGGACACCATAGACATAAAGGAAAAGAATATGTAGGAACTCAATCTGCTCTTTGGGGAATTACAGCAGGGGTTTATCTTGCAACTATGGGACCTGCTGGAATGTATGAATTAGGGCAAAATATTTTACAAAAATCTCAATATGCAATTAAAAAATTAAATGAAATAAAAGGAATAAAGGGTTCACGTTTCAATTCACTAAGCTTTAAAGAATTTGTAGTAGATTTTAATGAAACGGGTAAAACAGTAAAAGAAATAAATCAACTATTAAAGAAAAAAGGAATTTTTGGTGGAAAGGATTTATCTTGTGATTTCCCAGAGCTAGGAGAAAGTGCTTTGTATTGTGTGACAGAAGTGCATACAAAGATGGATATTGATCAATTGATTACACAAATAAAAGAATGTATAAGAGCATAA
- a CDS encoding Na+/H+ antiporter NhaC family protein produces MLGLFKISPVFLLAGLMISGLDVLVAAPIATCYAIMVAMLTQKYKFNELLEFAFNNVREIVIVFFILMFAYGLAESFMATGVGAAIINIALNLGITAKTVALVGFLVTCVLSIATGTSWGTFAACAPVFLWLNHIVGGDLILTVCSIAGGACFGDNIGLISDTTVLSSGLQKVEVIHRIRHQGVWSGICLIITAIVIFLVGSSMGLPDTVGSATEAINSIPKEAWDALNEARPSAVTLLDQVKTGVPIFMVIPLIIVIGMAIKGIQTMICLGAGIISSLILGFVAGTVTSIVSFLDLIYTGFSGAGSWSIVMMMWVASFGGIMNSMHAFEPLSKTIVKGVKSVKQLMFCNSLLCLIGNAAFGDETAEIVTISPIIKTITDENVEASEEDMYTLRLRNATFADAFGVYGSQLIPWHCFVLFYVSIAKAVYPLHNFVPIDIIQYNFMAFIAVGSMLLLTITGWDRFIPLFKLPSEPDVKLKKDIVAKEI; encoded by the coding sequence ATGTTAGGATTGTTTAAAATTTCACCTGTATTTTTATTAGCAGGACTTATGATTAGTGGATTAGATGTTTTGGTAGCTGCCCCTATAGCAACTTGTTATGCGATTATGGTTGCTATGCTTACACAAAAGTATAAGTTTAATGAACTTTTAGAGTTTGCATTTAACAACGTAAGAGAAATAGTCATTGTATTTTTTATTTTGATGTTTGCTTATGGATTAGCAGAATCTTTTATGGCAACAGGAGTAGGAGCAGCTATTATCAATATTGCTTTAAATTTAGGGATCACAGCCAAGACAGTAGCTTTGGTTGGATTTTTGGTAACTTGTGTATTATCTATTGCAACAGGTACTTCATGGGGAACTTTTGCAGCTTGTGCTCCAGTATTTTTATGGCTCAATCATATTGTAGGAGGAGACCTTATTTTAACTGTATGTTCTATTGCAGGGGGAGCTTGTTTTGGAGACAATATTGGACTTATATCTGATACTACTGTATTAAGTTCAGGACTTCAAAAGGTTGAAGTGATTCATAGAATTAGACATCAAGGTGTTTGGTCAGGAATTTGTTTGATTATAACAGCTATAGTAATTTTTTTAGTAGGATCATCTATGGGACTTCCTGATACAGTAGGTAGTGCAACAGAGGCTATTAATTCTATTCCAAAAGAAGCATGGGATGCACTCAATGAAGCAAGACCGTCAGCAGTAACTTTATTAGATCAAGTAAAGACAGGTGTACCAATATTTATGGTCATTCCTCTTATTATAGTAATTGGAATGGCAATAAAGGGAATTCAAACAATGATTTGTTTAGGAGCTGGAATTATTTCTTCTTTGATTTTAGGATTTGTAGCAGGAACTGTAACAAGTATTGTAAGTTTTTTAGACCTTATTTATACAGGATTTTCAGGAGCTGGAAGTTGGTCTATTGTGATGATGATGTGGGTAGCATCTTTTGGTGGAATTATGAATAGTATGCATGCTTTTGAACCTTTGTCAAAAACTATTGTAAAAGGAGTAAAAAGTGTAAAACAACTTATGTTTTGTAATTCTTTACTTTGTTTAATTGGAAATGCAGCTTTTGGAGATGAAACGGCAGAAATTGTTACCATCAGTCCTATTATCAAGACCATTACAGATGAAAATGTAGAAGCAAGTGAAGAGGATATGTATACCTTAAGACTTAGAAATGCAACATTTGCAGATGCATTTGGTGTATATGGATCACAACTTATTCCATGGCATTGCTTTGTACTCTTTTATGTATCTATTGCAAAAGCAGTGTATCCACTTCATAATTTTGTACCAATTGATATCATTCAATACAATTTCATGGCATTTATCGCAGTAGGATCTATGCTACTTCTTACGATTACAGGATGGGATCGTTTTATTCCTCTATTTAAGCTTCCATCTGAACCAGATGTAAAACTAAAAAAAGATAT
- a CDS encoding sigma-54 interaction domain-containing protein, producing the protein MVSLLSLQPTLEKIVNSLSNIIHVEVAIFDRHYHLITSTKNYLDKKGNTVHTPSLEEVLYEGNVLVNKPGYMKSCIGCRFKDHCPATIEILSCIHLKNDPIGVIALTSFTKEGHDILLKNIETYLNLLKEISDLIGMIAFHRSYKNKIIHLNTSLQTIIDLSKKSTIIIDKKGLITHSNDSALKLFSFCNLYTHSLDTIFPLSLVEDILEGIPFSKKYVKNKSLEGFISSYPIQNNNSLEGAIIAIDQKTPLNKDIKIELSNSLDRIKGNSKSILHVKNIIKKISKSTSSVLITGETGTGKELLAKAIHENSNRAKLPIISINCASIPDSLFESELFGYEEGAFTGAKKGGKIGRIELAQGGTLFLDEIGELPLFMQSKLLRVLQEHSIEKVGGTKSIPINVRIIAATNRNLEEMIEKKEFRADLYYRLNVIPLKISPLRHRKEDIEILALDFLKKYSHQLGKHLVSFSDDALNLFINYDWPGNVRELENAIEYAVNMEDDSIIHTHSLPHSIIDAQYIPKNQTSIKGKIKELEIEVIKATLDQYGWDVAGKTKTAKELGIGLRTLYRKLKDFESI; encoded by the coding sequence ATGGTTTCTTTACTATCTCTCCAACCAACTTTAGAGAAAATTGTAAACAGTCTGTCCAATATCATTCATGTAGAAGTTGCAATTTTTGACAGACACTATCATTTGATTACAAGTACTAAAAATTATTTAGATAAAAAAGGAAATACCGTTCATACTCCTTCTTTAGAAGAAGTTTTATATGAAGGAAATGTATTGGTCAATAAGCCTGGATATATGAAATCATGTATAGGCTGTCGCTTTAAAGATCATTGTCCTGCAACAATAGAAATATTAAGCTGTATCCATCTTAAAAATGATCCTATAGGAGTCATTGCTCTTACCTCCTTTACAAAAGAAGGTCATGACATTCTTTTAAAAAATATAGAAACTTATCTAAACTTATTAAAAGAAATTTCAGATCTCATAGGAATGATTGCTTTTCATAGATCCTATAAAAATAAAATCATTCATCTAAATACATCTCTTCAAACAATCATAGACCTTTCAAAAAAAAGTACGATCATTATTGATAAAAAAGGATTGATCACTCATTCTAATGATTCTGCACTAAAATTATTCTCATTTTGTAATTTATACACCCATTCTCTTGATACCATTTTTCCTCTCAGTTTAGTAGAAGATATTTTAGAAGGAATACCTTTCTCTAAAAAGTATGTTAAAAATAAAAGTTTAGAAGGTTTTATATCTTCTTATCCTATTCAAAATAATAATTCTTTAGAAGGCGCCATCATTGCAATAGATCAGAAAACACCTTTGAATAAGGATATAAAAATTGAGCTTTCAAATTCTTTAGATCGAATCAAAGGAAATAGTAAATCTATTTTACATGTAAAAAACATTATTAAGAAAATATCAAAGAGTACTTCCTCAGTCTTAATTACAGGTGAAACAGGAACAGGAAAAGAGCTTCTTGCTAAAGCTATTCATGAAAATAGTAATAGAGCTAAACTCCCTATTATTTCCATAAATTGTGCAAGTATTCCGGACTCTCTATTTGAAAGTGAATTATTTGGCTATGAAGAAGGGGCTTTTACTGGTGCAAAAAAAGGAGGTAAAATAGGAAGAATAGAACTTGCACAAGGTGGAACTTTATTTTTAGACGAAATTGGAGAACTACCTCTTTTCATGCAATCTAAACTTTTAAGAGTTCTTCAAGAACACTCCATAGAAAAAGTTGGGGGTACAAAAAGTATTCCTATCAATGTAAGAATTATTGCTGCTACCAATAGAAATCTAGAAGAAATGATTGAAAAAAAAGAATTTAGAGCAGATCTTTATTATAGATTAAATGTAATTCCTTTAAAAATTTCTCCACTACGTCATAGAAAAGAAGATATAGAAATATTAGCTCTAGACTTCCTAAAAAAATATAGCCATCAATTAGGAAAGCACTTGGTCTCTTTTTCTGATGATGCACTAAACCTATTCATAAACTATGATTGGCCTGGAAATGTTAGAGAACTTGAAAATGCTATTGAATATGCTGTAAATATGGAAGATGACTCTATCATTCATACTCATAGTCTCCCTCATTCTATTATAGATGCACAATATATACCTAAAAATCAAACTTCCATAAAAGGAAAAATAAAGGAATTAGAGATAGAAGTCATAAAAGCTACCTTAGATCAATATGGATGGGATGTAGCAGGAAAAACAAAAACAGCCAAAGAATTAGGTATAGGACTTAGAACTTTGTATAGAAAACTAAAAGACTTTGAATCTATTTAA
- a CDS encoding ATP-NAD kinase family protein, which yields MKKLGFIVNPIAGMGGRVGIKGTDGVIEKARALGALPQAPYRSILALEVLEELKDEIEIITCFGDMGENESKKLGFQTKVILSTKNDTNREDTIYAAQKMIKEKVDLLMFAGGDGTARDIYEAVGDCLTVIGIPAGVKIHSAVYASSPQKAGDLALLYLKESVPKVLEVEVMDIDEDAFRKGEVKTKLYGYLKIPFEKRFLQGKKSGSMMDDQTSQEAIAYNIVDHMEENVYYIIGPGSTTRPIMKLLDLPYTLLGVDIIYNKQIVGKDLTEKEILKIIKGRKAKMIITPIGGQGYLFGRGNQQLSPLVIEKVGKENIIVIATNGKLRTLQHRPFLVDTGDINLDKRLKGYIKVTIGYKEQVVYKIDI from the coding sequence TTGAAAAAACTAGGATTTATTGTAAATCCCATCGCTGGAATGGGAGGCAGAGTTGGGATTAAAGGAACAGATGGTGTAATTGAAAAAGCAAGGGCCTTAGGGGCCCTTCCTCAAGCCCCATACAGAAGTATCTTAGCACTTGAAGTTTTAGAAGAATTAAAAGATGAAATAGAAATCATTACATGTTTTGGTGATATGGGAGAAAATGAATCAAAAAAATTAGGATTCCAAACAAAAGTCATCTTAAGTACAAAAAATGATACAAATAGAGAAGATACAATCTATGCAGCACAAAAAATGATAAAAGAAAAAGTAGATCTTTTAATGTTTGCGGGAGGAGATGGAACAGCAAGAGACATTTATGAAGCTGTAGGAGACTGTTTAACAGTAATAGGGATTCCAGCAGGAGTCAAGATACATTCAGCAGTTTATGCAAGTAGTCCTCAAAAGGCAGGAGATCTGGCTTTGTTATATTTAAAGGAAAGTGTCCCTAAAGTTTTAGAAGTAGAAGTGATGGATATTGATGAAGATGCTTTTAGAAAAGGAGAGGTAAAAACAAAACTGTATGGATATTTAAAAATTCCTTTTGAGAAAAGATTTTTACAAGGTAAAAAATCAGGAAGTATGATGGATGATCAAACTTCTCAAGAAGCTATTGCATATAATATAGTAGATCATATGGAGGAAAATGTATATTATATTATAGGACCAGGATCTACTACAAGACCTATTATGAAGCTTTTAGATTTACCGTATACACTATTAGGTGTTGATATTATATATAATAAACAGATCGTGGGAAAAGACCTTACAGAAAAAGAAATATTAAAGATCATTAAGGGTAGAAAAGCTAAAATGATTATCACTCCTATTGGTGGGCAAGGTTATTTATTTGGAAGAGGAAATCAGCAATTAAGTCCTCTTGTTATAGAGAAAGTAGGAAAAGAAAATATTATTGTGATTGCTACCAATGGAAAACTACGAACGTTACAGCATAGGCCTTTTTTAGTAGATACAGGAGATATAAATCTTGATAAGAGATTAAAAGGATATATAAAAGTAACGATTGGATATAAAGAACAAGTAGTATATAAAATAGATATTTAA